The following DNA comes from Spirochaeta lutea.
TTAGCAATTTTCATGACAAAGGAAATGTCAAGTTGAAGCACTTGTTAGCTGTCCGAATTTTTATATTCATTTTCATATAATAAAACCATTTCATGTGCTTTTAAATTCGGGGCGACTTTATTTTCTTTTGCAATTATTTTTAGGGTTTCTAAAAAAGGTGAGCTGCTTATTGAAGATAAGCCATATGCAAAGTTTCCGAGTTTTTTTTGAAAGTCACGAAACTTAGGAAAATTATTCAGGAGAATTGGCATAAAGAATTCTTGATATCCGATTACATTATAGGAAAGAAATTCATCTTCCATAAATTCCATGTCATCGACTGTTGTTTGTGACCAAAGAAAGTACTGCTTTTTCCTGTTAATTGATATACCAAGTATTAAATATATAATTGCTCCATCAATATAAGCGGAAAGCTTTTTTCGTGAACTAATATAATGCGCAATATCAGAAATAGCATATTGTTCCGTATTCTCATCGATTCCAGGGTAATGCTTTTCAGTGTCATAATTATGGTACTGAATAAAATGTGATCCTTGGTTCCTTTTTCGGGTTACATCAAATGATAATAGTTCATTTGGAGGCATAAGCATGAGATTGTATTCTGGATTTTCATTTTTTATAAAGTAGTATTCCCTGTTTAATAATATATCTGGGTTACATTCTTCAATTACTTCAAATATGAAATTTCCATAGGTTCCTGGCTTTGACACCTGTTCTCGTAAGCCATATTTTGCAAATGCACTGCGGATAATCGTTTCATTACTATAATCAGTAAGTGCTGAAGTATGCTGTTTCCATCTTTGAAAGATATTAATTGACTGACCGATATATTTTTTCTTATTAATAATGTTAGTAATTCTATAAATACCAGTCAAATTAAAGTCCTTCAGAAATAATACTCTTCTGCGCCGAAGGCGTCCAGCTAACGACCGCATAACGCGTGAGTACGGCCCGAGGGGCTTGGCATGTGTTCTTGCGCAAGCAAGAACCATGACAAAGTGCGAATCGCGTTGATGCGATTGTTATATTGTGGTTTTTTTGTTTGAAGAGAGTATCTTATCTATCTTAATAAACAAGTTTGTTTGGATTTCCCTGTTTGAATCCACGATGAAATTCTGAGCTTCATTCTTCTGCTTTTCTTCGTAGTTTTTGAACATTAAGCGTACTACTTCATTTATTTCTGTTTTTTCCATCTATTCATCCTCCAAATTGTACTTATAGAAAAACTGTCTGTTGAGATCGGGTTGGAAGTAGTGTTTCCTCTTTATCCATATAAACCCGTCAGATTTCGAAATGATTGCAACATCTGTCGGTCCACCTACAGTCTCTGCATCTGGACTTACATGCCTTTTGAATGCAGTCAAGTTTACCAGTGATTCTGCCATCTCTGCTAGATCCGTTTTAGGTAAACTACTAACTATTTGTAAAATCGGATTAACAAAGTTCTTAGATGCAAAGTCCTCCATTGCATCCGAAAATTCATGGTTGATTTCTTTGATTTGCTCCTCTGCTAGAGGAATAATATCGTTGATCTTGTTGAATATATAGTCAATGCTCTCATGTATAAACTGAGACAACATCGGATCAATACCATCCATGAAGCTTGCAACCATTTCGGATTGGGCAAATGGAAGAATTGAGGCGGAATTATTTAATGTAATTGAACTTGTTTTTAGAATCCTTGATATTGCGAAGTTTTTTCCCAATCCATTGATGACAAAGCTGATAGTTGACGGAAACAACTCTTTATGCCCATAACCGGAAATAACAATGCCAGTGAATCCCTTGTAGTCATCCATTTTTGCAATAGCTTTGTAGATTACTCGTCTAAGAATTTCGTTGTTCACAGTATCGATTGCTGGAATCTCATCGGCAATTATCTCTTCTATCATATTGCCATAAAATTCGTTGAATTTTTCAAGTGGGCAATTCTCAATTTCATTAGTACCGAAATAATCCTCTCCAGTTGACAATACTTCAAACAATATTTTATTTAATTTTTTGAGTTTTTCTTCACCTTCTACTTCATTCAGTTCAGCCATTTGCTCTTTAGTTCGTTCAGCGAATTGTTCTGCGATTGCCTGTATGACTCCATGAACATGTCCTTCTATGCTTACATCTCGTGATTCTTCGCTTATTATATCAAAATTTATTATAAAAATTATAAAGTCGTTATAATATTCATTCAATGTATTGAATTTGCCTCTCCCGAGTTTCCGTCGATACTCCTTGATAATGACTTCCCAATCAATTCCTAAAAGTTTAGATGAGTTATAGACCATGATTCCGACAGGTTGATATTTTGAGAGGGCAAACAACTTATTCGCTGTATTAAAGATCTTTTTGTCACCATTTGGCAAGTTAATCGTTACAGCACTGTCAGCTGCCATGGCAACTGCGCTCTGATTCATGATTACGATTTCTGCTGTCATAGCATCTCCTCAAAATCAATATAACGACCGTTTGAGCCGCGAGCCNTGGAGTTTGCCCGCGAAGCGGAAAAGCAAACTCCATGACAATAGGCGAGTCGGTCTCGAAACGATTGTTATATGGATCCGATCAATTATAGATTATATCTCGATTCCAAATATTAATAATTTCACCATCTAGATTTTTCTGAGTTACAGTTCGCCAATTACCCATATTATCAAAATTAGAATAGTAGTAATAACTATTTAGTTCATTTCCGTCATATTGCAATACTCTGTTAATTAAATCTTCAGAATATTCAAACTCAATTCGTTTTACAAAATCATTTTCTTTGATCGAAAACTCATCTAATATGTTATCAGCATTAGACTCTTGGTTGGTTCTCAGTTCATTGACTTCAATAATTCTTCCATCGGAATCGTATTCAAAGAATGAAATAAAGCAAATATCATCTAGATTAGAAAGTTTATATTTTATTCGGGTGATGTCCCATTTTTGAATTAATTTGTCACTCTCATTAAACACCCAGAGCTTTTCATTATAGTTATATATTTTATTATTCCGATAGGATTTAATTATTAGGTGGACGGTGCTTTCACTTATTTGTAAGTCATATTCGTATCGATTGGGATCAGTGTCCGCACCCAATGTGAAAGTTCCTGATTCGAATATTTCAGGAGCATTTTCAAAATTTCTAGCTCCATCACTATTGGATAAAGTAGTCAAAGTTCCATTATCATCATAAGTATAAATAATTTCAGACCTTAACCCAGAATCAAAATTGTGAGTTACAAATGAAGTTTGATTTCCGTCAGAAAATGAATATATCTTTGCTGGAAAAGTGACTTTATTGTTCGGCCTTGTAAAATTCAAGTCTATATGGACCATTTCTATTTGTCGGATAATGCCTAAATTTTGAGTACTGTACAAATATTCGCCTGGACTAAGAGTTGTATTAAATACATTTGGACCATAGTAATTCTGTGCAAAAAGGACGA
Coding sequences within:
- a CDS encoding GIY-YIG nuclease family protein, encoding MTGIYRITNIINKKKYIGQSINIFQRWKQHTSALTDYSNETIIRSAFAKYGLREQVSKPGTYGNFIFEVIEECNPDILLNREYYFIKNENPEYNLMLMPPNELLSFDVTRKRNQGSHFIQYHNYDTEKHYPGIDENTEQYAISDIAHYISSRKKLSAYIDGAIIYLILGISINRKKQYFLWSQTTVDDMEFMEDEFLSYNVIGYQEFFMPILLNNFPKFRDFQKKLGNFAYGLSSISSSPFLETLKIIAKENKVAPNLKAHEMVLLYENEYKNSDS